GGTGTCGACACACCTGACGTCCTCGCTGTGGAACGCACCGGGGTGGCCGCCAACTGGCAGGCCGGCGGCGGCTGGACCGACGGCGCCCAAAGCCTGGGCACCAGCCCCGAAAAAGACGTCGGCTTCCCTTACCGCTCGTCGCTGGTGCCGCGCCGCAACGCCGAACTCGACGAGCGTATGACGCGCTACAGCTGGCAGGCGTATCTGATCGCCACCGGTCAATTCGCCCAATGGATCGACCGTGGCCGCCCGGCGCCGACCCACGGCCGGTGGGGCCGGTATCTGCGCTGGGTCGCCGAGCGAATCGACATGACGGTGGTCTACGGCGAGGTCGACCGAATCGCCCTCGACGGCCGGCGCTGGGCGCTGCACACCCCGGGGCGCACCGTGCACGCCGACGGGTTGATGATCACTGGGCCCGGCCAAGCCGAACGGACCCTGCTGCCGGGCAATCCGCGGGTGCTCTCCATCGCGCAGTTCTGGCATCGCGCCGCCCAGCACGACCGGATCAGTGCCGAGCGAGTCGCGATGATCGGCGGTGGTGAAACCGCCGCGGCCATGCTCCATGAGCTGTTCCGGCACCCGATTTCGACGATCACCGTCATCTCGCCGCAGGTCACGCTATTCACCCGGGGCGAAGGCTTCTTCGAGAACTCGCTGTTCTCCGACCCGTCCGACTGGGCC
The nucleotide sequence above comes from Mycobacterium pseudokansasii. Encoded proteins:
- the mbtG gene encoding NADPH-dependent L-lysine N(6)-monooxygenase MbtG codes for the protein MTTLAVVGAGAKAVAVAAKASVLRAMGVDTPDVLAVERTGVAANWQAGGGWTDGAQSLGTSPEKDVGFPYRSSLVPRRNAELDERMTRYSWQAYLIATGQFAQWIDRGRPAPTHGRWGRYLRWVAERIDMTVVYGEVDRIALDGRRWALHTPGRTVHADGLMITGPGQAERTLLPGNPRVLSIAQFWHRAAQHDRISAERVAMIGGGETAAAMLHELFRHPISTITVISPQVTLFTRGEGFFENSLFSDPSDWAALTLPERRDAIARTDRGVFSSSVQDALMADDRIRHLRGRVAHAVDRDQQIRLTLSTDRGTENFETVHGFDLVIDGSGVDALWFTTLLNQDALDLLELGLGGPLSSERLQESIGYDLAVNSVAPKLFLPGLAGLNQGPGFPNLSCLGLLSDRVLGAELPQNDPSSRRNDEHQSLR